The nucleotide window ATGTAAGGTACATACTCAAGTACTCATTTATGCCCTATTATTCAAATTGTGCCTACTGTTTTCCTAATTATATTTTTTCCTTGTCTGAAGTCCTGGTACATACCTCCTTCATTTGGAACTGCTTAACTTTGTGCTGATTGCAATGTCAACTCAGCTTCTTTCTGGGCCATCCCCAGGACCAGAAGATGTGAACCCATTTCTTGATGCAGCAATGTCTCAGGTTACTGGACAAAATTGTGcttattttattcaaaatttctaGTTGATGCAATTTTTGTTTTATCTTGCATTAATTTTGCAATCTACAGGAAAGCTCGTTGGTTATCTCGGTTGTTCGCAGACTGCTACTCAACTACATCACTGGACCTTCGATACCCCTGAATAGTGCATCTTATTCTATATTTTCTGAAGGAAGCCAGCCTGGTGTTATACAAAGAGTTAGTTCTGCAGCAGGTATGGCGGTTTCTTTGATAACAAATTTTCCTTTCTTCAATCTAATGTTGACTGGGCTCCTCCTGAGAGAACAGTATACATATTCCCGGTTAATATATACCATTCGAAGCGTAAATTTTTTAAtatcttttattcttttatgcTTCTTTAGTGTCATGGTTTTCACTATTTTGAGTTTGTTGACCTGTTGGATAATATCAAAATAGACGTTGCTGTTGACACCAATTGTTTGACATGCAGCAAATTTGATGTTATTACCATTCAACTTTCTCGTCAGTTCAAGTGGTGAAGGCTCAAGAAGTCTTTTGGCCGACTGCAGTCTCCATGTGCTACTTATTCTCACTCATTATCATAAATGTGTTGTGGGCAACGAGCCAATAACAGATTCAAGTACTGACACCACTACTTCAAATTCACTTTTGAAAGGGAGTAGATATTTTTCTGACAACCCTTACTGCAAGGCCTTGGAACATGCAACAGATGTTGAATGTAAGATGTTTTAgttatctctttatgtattctTATTATGAGGTTTCATTTAGATAATTGGAGTAAATATTGTTCTGTCTTGCAGTTGATCGTGTAGATAATGAGGGTAACGCACATAGTGGTCCAGTTTTGAGGTTACCTTTTGCTTCCCTGTTCGATACCCTTGGAATGTAAGTAtctgtttttccttttgttcctcTGCTTGTAGACGATAttacttttttgttttattatagGCTGATTCTTTGTATGTGGTATCATCTAAGTGGCTGTAGGCTTCCTAAGATGGAGTGCAAGTGTGTACTATGTATATGGAAGTAAATTGATAGACAATCAGGGTTCAGACATTTTAGGTGTCTTCTGAGTGCATAAATAACaatcatatatataaaaagtgAGTAGAACTAACAAATTAGCTTCACATTGCTActtaatttatattttctatatttttgaTTCCTAGGCTGTATTGTAGAGGCTTGTTGTAGCTCTAGTGCTTAACAGTGTTTACTCCTCAAGTCCTACACTTGAGGTCCCAAGTTCATACGTCAGCCAAATATTGTTTGATACAAAAAAAGATTCCTTGGCCTTAGTATTTTCATACCTGTTTgataacatatatatgtatatcaatATGCTGTTCAAAAGTGAAAATTTGTGGTCCTTTATGGTTTGGTGGTGATTTCCATGGGCCTGCTGCTACCCGATAGCTGTGCTCAATATCTAATGGTCTATGCAAACTAAAAGCACTAGTTTCATTTTGAATTTCTCGTTTTCTGCCTCTGCAGGTACTTATCTGATGAGGCTGCTGCACTTTTGCTTTACTCTTTATTGCAAGGAAATGCTGACTTTCTGGAGTATGTCTTGGTGCGAACTGATTTGGATACGCTGGTATGTAACAGCAGCTGATCACTGTCattggaaaaaaagaaaaataaaaaagggaccAGTATTTTGTGGCAAAATTTGTGTTAGGATATACTGTTTTTCTTGCATTTAATGCCTTTGGAAATAGGTCATAGCCTTAAGTTGGTGATTTAACAATATCTTGTTACATTCTTTTGGTACTAAATTGATTTCAACACTTGATACTGACCTGTATTTATATGATGAAATGGACAGTTGATGCCCATCCTGGAAGCGTTATATGATGCTCCAAAAAGGACATCTAATCAAATCTACATGTTGCTGATCATACTTCTCATACTTAGTCAGGATTCATCTTTTAATGCAAGCATTCACAAATTGGTAAGGGTTGCCTCCTGTAGCCAACGAGTTATAATTTTAGATGTGGGTCATATTAATCTAACTTTCACATGAACAGATACTTCCTACTGTTCCCTGGTACAAAGAACGTCTCCTCCACCAGACATCTCTTGGTTCATTAATGGTCATTACGCTGATAAGGACAGTGCAGTATAACCTATCTAAGTTGCGGGTATCTATCTGCCTTTTTTACTGTGAACTTTCTTGAAGTGCTTTATGACTTTGATTATTATTAGATTGCTTATATCTTGATATCTATGTCAATTACATGTAAGACCTTGCTATTTGTGTATTGCATGGGCTGTAATTTGGTTAAGGTATTTGTTAAATTTGCAGAACTGGAATATGATTTAACAAGTTGGTTTTCTTAGTGGTCACAGAAACAGTGATTGTCCTCACCCTTTCTTTGGTACTTCCCTGATTAacatgttttctttgtttaattgTAACAGGATGTTTATCTCCATACAACTTGTCTAGCAACTTTGGCAAACATGGCACCTCATGTCCACCGTTTGAGTGCATATGCATCCCAGAGATTGGTCAGCCTATTTGATATGCTGTCTCGGAAGTATGCCCTTTTCTGTCTGCCTTGTTGTTTTCTCTTGTCCATTAGCTTTACTCCATACTTTTCTATTTGTTTGGGAGTTCATATTTTTATAGTGCCTTTCTTACACTTATTAGTGAATTGGTTAACATGTTGCTCTTGTCGTAATCTTTGGTTCAGGTATAACAAACTAGCAGAGGTGCGTAATAATCAGATGACATTAGCCAAAGGCAACTCAATAGAAGACGATACTGTAATATACCACATACCTTGCATATATTATGGCACTTCGAATTGCTTTGTTTGATAAGTATCACcttatattattttattgtcTGCTAAGCTAGAACCTTTTTCATTGCAGTCAACGGAGATGCATATATATACCGACTTCTTGAGACTTGTCCTTGAAATATTAAATGCAATTTTGACATATGCTCTGCCACGGAATCCTGAGGTATCATTACTTACAATATTAGTGATCCATGTGAGATATTGTTGTATTGCTATGAGGGATTGAGTACATTGTCCGGTTTCTATATTTCTTAGTCTATGCAATGGTGCAGGTTATATATGCGATAATGCACAGGCAGGAAGTATTTCAGCCTTTCAGGAATCATCCACGTTTCAATGAGCTGCTTGAAAACATTTATACAGTATGCTCCATATTAAccttctctctctgtctctctctcaatttttttttcttttcaacaaAACTTTGTCTTATTCTCATCAACGGGCCACCTTTGATGGCACTTGGCTGCTGTTTACCTTTTTTTGATAACTTGAAAACAATTCACGTCTTACAAAATAAATCACCTCTTGGTGCATTTGACCGGACTTATATTGTTTGTCTGGTGTTGTAGGTATTAGATTTTTTCAATAGTCGTGTGGATGCACAAAGAACAGATGGAGAATGGTCAGTAGAAAAAGTACTTCAAGTCATTATCATTAATTGTAGATCATGGCGTGGTGAAGGGATGAAGGTAAAAAGGCAAAAGAgaattaaattgttgaataagTTGATTTGAAGTTGTACCTGGAGATTGTTATTTATAATCTCTTCAAAATCTTGTTTTCTCAGATGTTCACCCAGTTGCGCTTCACATATGAACAAGAGAGTCATCCAGAGGAGTTCTTTATTCCATACTTGTGGCAGCTAGTACTGTCCCGCTGGTAACGCTCATCTCCTTATAGAGTGTACAAGTATAAGAAGGAAGAGTGCTTATTTTATTTGTCCTCTGGCCatatttgaagtcttttatATATCCCTCATTTTTTCCCAGTACAGCAATTATCTTAGCAAACATGTTGGATGAACGTCCATTTCTTGATGAATCTTGTTATTGATTTTGCAATTCTTACTGGTTGAATACAGTTCCATGTTTAACTAATTTCACTTTTCATTCATGCTTCTCATTACAGTGGAATCAGTTTCAATCCTCGAGCCATAAATTTGTTTCCAATTGATCAACCTTCCGAGGTATGACCTAATAGCATAGGGCAGGGGCATTTGAGCTTCAGTTTGATTTATTTCCTGATTTAAAGTGCATCACTAGCATGTAAAGTGAAATACATATTCTTTTGTGCAGAAACAAAGTGATTATGAAGTGGCGTCTGACAATCATGTAAATGGAGAGGTGGCTAAGCGTGCAGTCTTTCTTGATCCATAGATGGAATATATAGGTCATCCACAAGAGCTGTTGAGGTTCCTTGGTGGATTTGTAAATATACATGAaatagtaggaaaaaaaaagtgtattcTTCTCATTCTTTTCTGTTTATATGTGTGCAACACTAGAGGCCTTCTATATAAGTAGATGTATCCCAAAATCTTTGATGTAATGAATAAGAGAAGATGCATATTTCCATCTTCAATCTCCATAATGTACTAATGTAGTTCTGAAAGAGATAATTAAGATTTGTCTCTTCCGGTTGTCCTTCGGCATTTTGCACAAATTCTGGTCATGTGGGTTGCGGATTTTCTAGTTTTAGTTTAGACACAGCTGCTATTCTGTTAATCTGTATTATGTGAGGACTTTTGcttgaaattaaatttgttcATTGCCTTTTGTGGCTGATGTTATGATCCGTAATGTTGCATAGGTTAAATGCTTAAGCAATTTTCTATGCTAGATGACCTTTGAGTATGATCCTTATTGTTCATATCAAGAACCTTATCTCATTTATCACAGATACctctttctatttttgtttgtttgttttatctTTTGAGAATAGATTTATTGCAACTAATTGTAAGTAAGTTTTCATTAGTGCATCATCTCTATTGTGatggtaattgaaaataaagCTATTGCGCATTGGAGTATAAAAATATAACCTTCTCATTGATATTTGTAACAGCTAAATATGAACGGACTTTTACAACCTTATGGTCCCTAAAGAGACTTAAATAAGGGTTCCACCTTTGACATACTCAGTGAAGGCCATAGCTACCAAACCTAGCATGGCCAGTCTTTCATAGGACTTTTACAATCCTATGATCCCTACAGAGACTTTTACAATCCTATGATCCCTATAGAGACTTAAATAAGGGTTCCACCCTTGACATACTCAGTGAAGGCCAAAGCTACCAAACCTAGCATGGCCAGTCTTCCATTCCACAATTCAGCATCTGAGGTCCAAAGGGGCCCCTTTGATTTTGACTCCACACTGACTCCTTGAAATAGAGGAATCACAGATGCAACTGATAGCAAAATGCAAGTGCCGAGAAACAGCGAGACTCCACCGTTGGAGATCTGAGAAAACACATCCTGGCCCTTCACCACTTCCACTGCCAGAGCTGAAACAAAGCCCACCATTGCGAGTCTGCCGTTGATTCTTTCCGGTGCTGGGCCGCTGAAGGCGAACACGTCCCCGAACTTAGTGCTAACCTTGGGAGTCCTAGGTGGTGGTGGGAAAGGAGTAGGTGTAGGTGCTGCTGGTGGAATTTTTGATGGTTCTGAAACTGTAGATGGTTTCTCCTCAGGTAGACCATCCTGCAAAATATGGAAAAATTGGACATGGTTAATACACAAATTCTCGACAAAATTAAACTCTAAACACTAAAATCTAAacagaaaactcatttgattttGAACCCTAAAACAAATGTAGCTTTGAACACAAAGGAGAGACTATCTTATTTAGACAGTTAATTACCTCAGCCATGGAGCGCACCCTCATGTTAGGGTACCTGTGAAGAGTTGGTACAAGTTGGTTTACTCTGACTGAGCTCTTCTTTCCAGCTCCAAAAGCGACGGAGTTTGTTAGGAATATTGATTGCATGGAAGCTGAAGCAGCCATTGTATATATGCTTCTTGATTAAGCACTACAAGGTATGATCAAGGAGGTTGATGAAGCACAAGAATTTAgtagaaaagagagaagaggtAGAGAGATGAGAAAGTGAAGACGATCTGGGTTATCAAAGTTGAATGCCCTGAGCTGGTCTTTATAGTAAAAGTACGTGATGGGGTTTAGGCACTAAGTGCTAGTGGGGTTGGCTCGTGAAGAGAACGGTGGATATTTAGGCACCACGTCACTCGTTGGATTTTGCCAGTAACGTTGGGCCACGTGGGTTGTTTTGTCCACACATGATGGGCATGGAGACGTGGCTGAAGAACACACCACAATGCAGAAGTCAGTGAATTTCTGAGGTCCCATTTCTTCAAGGCCTTTCACTTTTTTGATCTTTCTAGAAACGAGGAACGATGTTTCACGAGTCCACGATactggttttagggttttgagctAGTCGACACTTGGTACGCACGAGACCGTCTTTAGCTGCATTTTCGAATCATTGgaacgaaaaaagaaaaacaggaaaAGATGGTAACAGTTCCTAGCTCGCATGCAGCTGGATGAGTCACTCAGCACAGCACAGAAAACACTTGCATTTGTTTGATAGTGGTTGGTTTGAGAGTGGCTCCCTAGATACACAGGAAAGAACTTCAACTAATCTACTATACAACATATAATGAGTAAATTTTAGTGTTTTTAGTAAAGAAAATTTACCATGTGAGACAAAGCAGAAAGATAGGCAGTTGCTACCGCATTTTTAAACGATGGTAATTCATCATTGTTATATTCATCAAATACCGTCAGCAATGGCTTCATCTATATATAGCTGCAACAATATATGATATACAAGTGTTATTATTGTCCCAAATCACCTTGTACGGCTCTTGGTGCAACACCACTGTATGttccaccaccatagccaaaatGTGATACATTATCTACACAATTACTGCAACAACTGTTGATCGAATCAAAGATCCCATGTCCCTAGCAGAATTGGTACctaaatttataattttatgaCTTTATCGATCTGAGCCAAACAAACCTTTGTTGAAGTATTTAGCTCCAACAAGCTTGAAATTGCAAAGTGAGGAATTGAAATCTTGCCCGGCTTTGTCATATGAACCTTTCCGTTTACTTTGTATTTTGCGGGGCATATCGTGGTCTTTAAAACTAGGGTGTTCTGGCCACACACCGGAATCAATGATACCAACAATAATACCTTTATCATAATCTGAGATACCCCATAATCCTATGGGTTTAGGGAGGGAGAGAAACTTTTGAGGGAAATCTTGCCCGGCTTTTTCATATGATCCTTTCCGTTTAGTTATGTATTTTACGGGCATATCGTGGTCTTTAAAACTAGGGTGTTCTGGCCACACACCAGAATCAATGATTCCAACAATAATACCTTTACCATATTCTGAGATACCCCATAATCCTATGGGtttagagagggagagaaactTTGGGGGATAGGTAGTGGCAGATGAGGTCGACTTAATGATTTATCATGAGTTTCTGAGATAAATCCATGATGTTTCTCTAAATCCCCTAGTTGGTAAAATGATAAAACTGCACTAAAGCCTtgaaccttctttttttttttttttttgaaattggaaaatgtttTTATGTGTAAAAGATATGGTGGCGATAAAGAGTTTGCAGACTCGAGAGAATCAATAATAGACGAATACCAGTTATGACAACTTGTAAAACTATTGGCATGTACAAATCATCCATATACATAATATATGTACCAGAGATTGTTGATTTTGCTTGAATACGGTAGATCCAATAGATgaatataaaaagaaaacataatgaAATATGAATTCCAGTTATGAATTTCATTCTCAATTCTCAAGAAAATATATGGGGTAGTTCTAATCTTTTTGCACTAGGTAGATGGTTTTCATATTTATAGGACACCTTTACTATGAGAAAAATTTCAACTGAAATGATGTAGGGTATTTATGAGTATGAAACTATTTCCTCCTAGTTGGttgtatttttcattttaattttttatttaataaattttaatagAGGCTTAAGTCGGATGGGCCTACTATGGTGTGTTTATTCAAGAAGAACTTCAACGTACTAAAAGGTCGGATCAACTAGGAGGTCCAAACAATTGACAGTCAAAAAGAAAGGAGGTCCAATCAACTTATTGTATTACCCTTTATTGTCTACTGTATAGATGAAAAATGAAGTAAAAAATAAGCTCAAATCAATGGAGATGATAGGAATAGTTTTCTGTATATTCTTGTTCAAAAGAAGTTTTGAAAAGCAAATTTCTGGCCTTGCCTTGGC belongs to Rosa chinensis cultivar Old Blush chromosome 4, RchiOBHm-V2, whole genome shotgun sequence and includes:
- the LOC112198297 gene encoding dymeclin; this encodes MGAVPSTPRWGSSSAARPLETAEYLIGTFVGDESFPLSSDYWQKLLDLPLSLQWPPDRVQQACEALAQNNYKTRHLAKLLIHLAWCLQEAISTSGGPSLVYGKAVNAVYISSVFLKYLIENPKGDKIEELYLSLDESEPMPTDITRDLNIEDFVMCSVLTFIGSIDVSPGTYLLHLELLNFVLIAMSTQLLSGPSPGPEDVNPFLDAAMSQESSLVISVVRRLLLNYITGPSIPLNSASYSIFSEGSQPGVIQRVSSAAANLMLLPFNFLVSSSGEGSRSLLADCSLHVLLILTHYHKCVVGNEPITDSSTDTTTSNSLLKGSRYFSDNPYCKALEHATDVEFDRVDNEGNAHSGPVLRLPFASLFDTLGMYLSDEAAALLLYSLLQGNADFLEYVLVRTDLDTLLMPILEALYDAPKRTSNQIYMLLIILLILSQDSSFNASIHKLILPTVPWYKERLLHQTSLGSLMVITLIRTVQYNLSKLRDVYLHTTCLATLANMAPHVHRLSAYASQRLVSLFDMLSRKYNKLAEVRNNQMTLAKGNSIEDDTSTEMHIYTDFLRLVLEILNAILTYALPRNPEVIYAIMHRQEVFQPFRNHPRFNELLENIYTVLDFFNSRVDAQRTDGEWSVEKVLQVIIINCRSWRGEGMKMFTQLRFTYEQESHPEEFFIPYLWQLVLSRCGISFNPRAINLFPIDQPSEKQSDYEVASDNHVNGEVAKRAVFLDP
- the LOC112197494 gene encoding early light-induced protein, chloroplastic, encoding MAASASMQSIFLTNSVAFGAGKKSSVRVNQLVPTLHRYPNMRVRSMAEDGLPEEKPSTVSEPSKIPPAAPTPTPFPPPPRTPKVSTKFGDVFAFSGPAPERINGRLAMVGFVSALAVEVVKGQDVFSQISNGGVSLFLGTCILLSVASVIPLFQGVSVESKSKGPLWTSDAELWNGRLAMLGLVALAFTEYVKGGTLI